One Cellulomonas soli DNA window includes the following coding sequences:
- the rpsO gene encoding 30S ribosomal protein S15, whose translation MSLENAAKQAIMTEYATHEGDTGSPEVQIAVLTQRIKDLTEHLKTHKHDHHSRRGLLLLVGRRRRLLGYLQKVDINRYRSLIERLGLRR comes from the coding sequence GTGTCCCTCGAGAACGCCGCCAAGCAGGCCATCATGACCGAGTACGCCACGCACGAGGGCGACACCGGTTCGCCGGAGGTCCAGATCGCGGTGCTCACGCAGCGCATCAAGGACCTGACCGAGCACCTCAAGACCCACAAGCACGACCACCACAGCCGCCGCGGCCTGCTGCTGCTCGTCGGTCGTCGCCGTCGCCTGCTCGGCTACCTGCAGAAGGTCGACATCAACCGCTACCGCTCGCTCATCGAGCGCCTCGGTCTGCGTCGCTGA
- a CDS encoding winged helix-turn-helix domain-containing protein, with the protein MTATTLTRAPQRNSHATATTALPAPSAPASKAPSLEPTARRGFVLYVDLSASTEADDPEAVLRVARTLAELTGEWLPRARTRAVLSSSEQAHQVVADGVSTSFRELLSRIPAVPVVEVRTASRTVVASGSPVELTGREYDLLVHLVRTGGRVVSRAELLAAVWGGRTLRVDSRTIDVHVRRLREKSGLDGLVTTVRGAGYRLGGAVDVRLVD; encoded by the coding sequence ATGACTGCCACGACCCTCACCCGCGCCCCCCAGCGGAACAGCCACGCCACGGCCACCACCGCGCTGCCCGCCCCCTCCGCCCCGGCCTCCAAGGCACCCTCGCTCGAGCCGACGGCGCGCCGCGGCTTCGTCCTCTACGTCGATCTGTCCGCCAGCACCGAGGCCGACGACCCCGAGGCCGTGCTGCGCGTCGCCCGCACGCTCGCCGAGCTGACCGGCGAGTGGCTGCCGCGGGCGCGCACCCGCGCCGTCCTCAGCTCGAGCGAGCAGGCGCACCAGGTCGTCGCCGACGGGGTGTCCACGAGCTTCCGCGAGCTGCTCAGCCGCATCCCCGCGGTGCCGGTCGTCGAGGTGCGCACGGCCTCGCGCACGGTCGTGGCCTCCGGCTCCCCCGTCGAGCTGACCGGACGGGAGTATGACCTGCTCGTGCACCTGGTGCGCACGGGCGGTCGCGTGGTCAGCCGCGCCGAGCTGCTCGCCGCCGTGTGGGGCGGGCGCACGTTGCGGGTCGACTCGCGCACGATCGACGTGCACGTGCGCCGCCTGCGGGAGAAGTCCGGACTCGACGGCCTGGTCACCACGGTGCGCGGGGCGGGCTACCGGCTCGGCGGCGCCGTGGACGTGCGGCTCGTCGACTGA
- a CDS encoding bifunctional riboflavin kinase/FAD synthetase: MQVWTGLTDVPAGFGPSVVTIGNFDGVHRGHVSVLERMCADARAVGAAAVAVTFTPHPQQVHRPDTAPPLLTGDEDRLELLAATGLDAVLLLPYSLEFARQSPEEFVRRYLVDALGARAVVVGRDVRFGWQNAGDLTTMVQLGAQHGFAVEVIGDVTPDVDHGDLADPHRRRWSSSWVRELLEHGDVVQAAHVLGRAHRVRGTVVHGDARGRELGFPTANLGQDARGMVPADGVYAGWLRRVRHADGTVPSAEAAEGLPVAISIGTNPTFDGTQRRVEAYVLDRTDLDLYGEEVVINLVDRLRPTLRFDSVADLLVQMHADVAQVRVVLGAQGGAGRG, from the coding sequence GTGCAGGTCTGGACGGGTCTGACGGACGTCCCTGCGGGCTTCGGCCCCTCGGTCGTCACGATCGGCAACTTCGACGGCGTCCACCGCGGGCACGTGAGCGTGCTGGAGCGCATGTGCGCCGACGCCCGCGCGGTCGGGGCCGCAGCGGTGGCGGTGACCTTCACGCCGCACCCGCAGCAGGTGCACCGCCCGGACACGGCTCCGCCGCTGCTGACGGGGGACGAGGACCGGCTCGAGCTGCTCGCCGCGACGGGCCTCGACGCCGTCCTGCTGCTGCCGTACAGCCTGGAGTTCGCCCGGCAGAGCCCCGAGGAGTTCGTCCGGCGGTACCTCGTCGATGCGCTGGGGGCGCGTGCGGTCGTCGTCGGCCGTGACGTGCGCTTCGGCTGGCAGAACGCGGGTGACCTCACCACGATGGTCCAGCTCGGTGCCCAGCACGGCTTCGCCGTCGAGGTCATCGGCGACGTGACCCCCGACGTCGACCACGGCGACCTCGCCGATCCGCACCGCAGGCGCTGGTCCTCGTCCTGGGTGCGCGAGCTGCTCGAGCACGGCGACGTCGTGCAGGCCGCGCACGTGCTGGGCCGTGCGCACCGGGTCCGCGGCACGGTGGTGCACGGGGACGCGCGCGGTCGCGAGCTCGGCTTCCCGACGGCCAACCTCGGTCAGGACGCCCGGGGCATGGTCCCGGCCGACGGCGTCTACGCCGGGTGGTTGCGGCGCGTCCGGCACGCCGACGGGACCGTGCCGTCGGCCGAGGCCGCCGAGGGCCTGCCGGTCGCGATCTCCATCGGGACCAACCCGACGTTCGACGGGACCCAGCGACGGGTCGAGGCCTACGTCCTGGACCGCACGGACCTCGACCTGTACGGCGAGGAGGTCGTCATCAACCTCGTGGACCGCCTGCGCCCCACGTTGCGCTTCGACTCGGTCGCGGACCTGCTGGTGCAGATGCACGCCGACGTCGCGCAGGTGCGCGTCGTGCTCGGCGCGCAGGGTGGCGCCGGTCGAGGCTGA
- a CDS encoding NUDIX hydrolase, with product MRWQTYGERTLYDSPWVSLSLVDVDVPGHGRLDHHVVRIPRGASGVVVHDLDRGLLLLWRHRFIVDRWGWEIPAGRIDEGESAEQAAAREVLEETGWRPGPLRPLLTYHPSPGAVDQTFHVFVADGATYVGPPSDPSEADRIEWVPLEEVRGFVRDGSLGDGMSVTGVLRFLLEHPERA from the coding sequence ATGCGGTGGCAGACGTACGGCGAACGGACCCTCTACGACAGCCCCTGGGTGAGTCTGAGCCTGGTGGACGTCGACGTCCCCGGCCACGGGCGGCTCGACCACCACGTGGTGCGGATCCCGCGCGGGGCGTCGGGCGTGGTCGTGCACGACCTCGACCGCGGCCTGCTGCTGCTGTGGCGGCACCGGTTCATCGTCGACCGATGGGGCTGGGAGATCCCCGCCGGGCGGATCGACGAGGGCGAGAGTGCGGAGCAGGCAGCCGCACGCGAGGTGCTCGAGGAGACCGGGTGGCGGCCCGGGCCGCTGCGCCCCCTGCTCACGTACCACCCCTCGCCGGGCGCGGTCGACCAGACCTTCCACGTGTTCGTCGCCGACGGCGCCACGTACGTGGGCCCGCCGTCCGACCCGAGCGAGGCGGACCGGATCGAGTGGGTGCCGCTGGAGGAGGTGCGCGGGTTCGTCCGTGACGGCTCGCTGGGCGACGGGATGAGCGTGACCGGCGTGCTCCGGTTCCTGCTGGAGCACCCCGAGCGGGCCTGA
- the truB gene encoding tRNA pseudouridine(55) synthase TruB: MSAAGPARTPRARRPTADDGFVVVDKPQGWTSHDVVARMRHLAGTRKVGHAGTLDPMATGVLVLGIGRATRLLTYVVGADKEYTATIRLGQSTTTDDAEGETARSADASALTVEQVRAAVGPLTGPIQQVPSAVSAIKVDGKRAYARVRAGEHVELPPRPVTVSRFEVHGVRPEVAGDGTAVLDVDVTVVCSSGTYIRALARDLGTALGVGGHLTALRRTRVGGYALAQAADLDVLAAAPDDVPLQVLGLADAARATFPVRELTQAEARALSYGQRIDWAPGRIGVAGADEVATQGEVATEDQTVAEDQTVAEDQSVADGASRADLPVAALAPDGSLVALVGRRGGYAVPELVLAPA, translated from the coding sequence ATGAGCGCCGCCGGCCCCGCCCGCACCCCGCGCGCCCGACGGCCCACCGCGGACGACGGGTTCGTCGTCGTCGACAAGCCGCAGGGCTGGACCAGCCACGACGTCGTCGCCCGCATGCGCCACCTCGCCGGCACCCGCAAGGTCGGGCACGCCGGGACCCTCGACCCGATGGCCACCGGTGTCCTCGTGCTCGGCATCGGACGCGCCACCCGGCTGCTGACCTACGTCGTGGGCGCGGACAAGGAGTACACGGCGACGATCCGTCTCGGGCAGTCGACGACGACCGACGACGCCGAGGGGGAGACGGCGCGCTCGGCCGACGCCTCGGCGCTGACCGTCGAGCAGGTCCGTGCAGCGGTCGGGCCGCTGACCGGGCCGATCCAGCAGGTGCCCAGCGCGGTGTCGGCCATCAAGGTCGACGGGAAGCGGGCGTATGCCCGGGTCCGCGCGGGCGAGCATGTCGAGCTGCCGCCCCGCCCGGTCACCGTCAGCCGGTTCGAGGTGCACGGGGTGCGCCCCGAGGTCGCCGGGGACGGCACCGCCGTGCTCGACGTGGACGTGACGGTCGTCTGCTCCTCCGGGACGTACATCCGGGCGCTCGCCCGCGACCTCGGCACCGCGCTCGGCGTCGGCGGGCACCTCACCGCCCTGCGGCGCACGCGGGTCGGCGGCTACGCGCTCGCGCAGGCGGCCGACCTCGACGTGCTCGCCGCCGCACCCGACGACGTGCCGCTGCAGGTGCTCGGTCTCGCCGATGCCGCGCGGGCGACCTTCCCGGTGCGTGAGCTCACGCAGGCCGAGGCGCGGGCGTTGTCCTACGGCCAGCGCATCGACTGGGCCCCCGGACGCATCGGGGTCGCCGGGGCTGACGAGGTGGCCACGCAAGGCGAGGTGGCCACGGAGGACCAGACGGTCGCGGAGGACCAGACGGTCGCGGAGGACCAGAGCGTCGCCGACGGTGCCTCGCGGGCCGACCTTCCTGTCGCGGCGCTCGCGCCCGACGGCTCGCTCGTCGCGCTCGTCGGTCGGCGCGGCGGGTACGCCGTCCCGGAGCTCGTGCTCGCGCCGGCCTGA
- a CDS encoding TetR/AcrR family transcriptional regulator, whose product MVTSTEPAARMTGAQRRDQILAAARRVFAQGGVGASTDDVARAAGVSQPYVVRLFGTKRALLVETYRQACQEILAAMSAVPAGPQADKQMALAYTLLLDDRDLLRLVVLGFNGGVDPEVSALARTTLGETFRLFRERTGADPDAARTFVAQGMLINVLLGVDALEHTGEDPSLDALVQCVLAGTGEAA is encoded by the coding sequence ATGGTGACCTCGACCGAACCCGCGGCCCGCATGACCGGAGCGCAACGACGCGACCAGATCCTCGCCGCCGCCCGCCGGGTGTTCGCGCAGGGGGGCGTGGGCGCCAGCACCGACGACGTGGCCCGGGCCGCCGGGGTCTCGCAGCCCTACGTCGTGCGCCTCTTCGGCACCAAGCGCGCGTTGCTCGTCGAGACCTACCGGCAGGCGTGCCAGGAGATCCTCGCCGCGATGTCCGCCGTGCCCGCGGGGCCGCAGGCCGACAAGCAGATGGCGCTGGCCTACACGCTGCTGCTCGACGACCGCGACCTGCTGCGGCTCGTCGTGCTCGGGTTCAACGGAGGGGTCGACCCGGAGGTCTCGGCGCTGGCCAGGACGACTCTCGGCGAGACGTTCCGGCTCTTCCGGGAGCGCACCGGCGCCGATCCCGACGCGGCCCGCACCTTCGTCGCACAAGGCATGCTCATCAACGTGCTGCTCGGGGTGGACGCGCTCGAGCACACGGGGGAGGACCCCTCGCTCGACGCGCTCGTCCAGTGCGTGCTCGCCGGGACCGGGGAGGCCGCATGA